The genomic stretch TTCTTTGCCAGTCCACAAATTCTTGCTTGGCGGTATCCAGTACCTTCAACAAGCTAGACTACCTCTCACCCAGTGAACTGCAATCACTCTGTAAGTTGGCTATACGAGCCATATATTCATCAGTTAGCTGCTTCTTCTCATCGATAGATTCCTCATAACGCTTCAGATATTCAGACTTGGACTTATCACTTGCTTCCAGCTGCTTGTTAAGTAACGCCAACTTATCTTTGATTGACCGGCATTTTAATAGAAGTGTATTTTTCTCTAATCCAACTTGGTCAATTAATCTCTTGGTGAGATCAAGTAATGGACCTTCCAAACTGGGATTTTCATTGAATTCAAAAGACATCAAAAGGCATGCCCATATACATACTATTCACATCTACAAAaggaaatgaaaaagaaaaaggaggaaaAATCATTGCAAACCTTTTTTGTAAGAACATAACTAGCTTCTTCCATTTTCCTGGACCATGACTTGATTTTTCATACTCTGATACAAGACCATCAAGGACCTAGAAAACAAACCACCATTGAACACATAAGACAAGTTTCCTTTTTAACTTTTTACAAGAATATGAAGGTCAAGTCTACATACATCCATCAATCAAAGAACATTGCAAGACAAAAACAAATCAACAAAGTACTGTAATTTATTTGGGAATTGCAAGAAGGACTCTACATGAACTCCAAATGGCAATCATGTTTACTCAAAATCCAAAAACTTCAAATAGAAACCAAAGCATATAAATATAAAAGACCAACTCTACTCACAACTCCAATTGTTTCCATAATAGCTAAAGctctatttatttaaatgtttatttttggaGATAAAGCATTATTAGTTCCTCCAATGAGGATATCTGGAAAAGGGGAGCGAGAGGTCAAGATCTCAGAAAGTATGGTTGTTCACACTGCTAATAAAACCAGGGCAATTGTTTGCTAAAAGAAGATATAGAGTGGTTCATATCATTATACTAGTTTACAGAACATAGCATGGCTTCCTAAACCTTCAAAATTTTCATCTGTTATTCAATAATTATTGCAAAGAGGAGACTGGGGGAGAAATCTCAATAAATTTATGTGCAATAATACAGTAAAGTAATTAAATTGATATATTGTTGAAGCTACACTAAATAAAGAAGAATAAGAACCACACATACCGAAAATGCTTACCTTCACAACATTGTCAAACTTAGCATTCGTAGCATTGCAAGCTGTTCTAAGCGTCCTTTCCATGCTTTGTAAAACATTTAAACATTGCATTTCTGCCTCCATATATTCGTTCTTCTTGTAATCCTGCAAGTTAAGCCAATGAAAATAATAAGCATGGTGGGTGAAAAATGGTCTAACACATGAGTATGCATACAGAGACAGCCATTGCCACATAAAAAGGTACATATTCATGGGTGCTACTGTGCTAAAAATAATGCAAGAATTAAATGCACATGATTGCTTGTTGTTGATATCTGTCTACATTTAGTGATTTTTTATGTTCTTAGGCTCTGAATTGCTTACACGTAATTTTAACCATTGAGCTCAAGTATTCATTTAATTATAACCACTAAGTTCaagtattaatataattttagcCACTGATCTCAAGCATACAATTTAAAACCACACTTAAATTGAAAACAAATTAATCTACATGAGATCATTTTCATGAAAACCACACTTTCTCTAAACACAATTTAAAAAGTTATCATAATACCAATTAATGATGACTCATTTTTCTATTAAAACCACAAATACATCATGAAACTTACTAATTAATTTCTATTCAAGCCAACTACAAGAACATCGACAAGAAGGCACAAAATTGTTATAACATCATTTTCGATCTTGTCAATTAAATCTAAATAAGCCTCCTTCAGTTTTGCAATAGTTCAAAAGCCCAAAAATACCCCAAAAATTCCCCACAACAAAAAAAgaaactaatttaaaaaaaaaaaaaaaaaaaaaacacttattgTAGTTGGGTTTGGGGATTCCATGACCACGACAAATTAGTCGTTCAAATCTAGAATTTAAAATGTTCTCATTTTCATCAAACCAAGTATTTTCATAACCTAATCTAAGCTCATAGTATGACCTCAGTCAACAATCAATTTTTCTTACAGTTATACCCAATAACTAATTGAGTGCAACGACTCTCTGTGAAAAATCTCTTCAAACATTTGGCGAGCAAGTTCATCCAAACTTTCAATTGAACAAATCAACACTAAGAAACAAAACCCAGCAAGCACGACACTTAcaagaaaaattgaaaaaaacaCATACATTGAGAGAGAACGAAATAGGGAGAGTAAAAAAATGAATGAGATAGAG from Humulus lupulus chromosome 5, drHumLupu1.1, whole genome shotgun sequence encodes the following:
- the LOC133834555 gene encoding uncharacterized protein LOC133834555; protein product: MEAEMQCLNVLQSMERTLRTACNATNAKFDNVVKVLDGLVSEYEKSSHGPGKWKKLVMFLQKSLEGPLLDLTKRLIDQVGLEKNTLLLKCRSIKDKLALLNKQLEASDKSKSEYLKRYEESIDEKKQLTDEYMARIANLQSDCSSLGER